Proteins encoded in a region of the Deltaproteobacteria bacterium genome:
- a CDS encoding YraN family protein, which yields MHLIEAETLGYCTDMRSGEAKRDLGRLGEQTAEAFLCAQRYRVIARNYRCRLGEIDLVVRDGPTLVFVEVRSQTGQAFGDPLESVTLRKQRQIAKAAVHYVVAHRLEEQPMRFDVIGIRWVEGHPHFSHVKAAFELPAKGW from the coding sequence GTGCACTTGATCGAGGCCGAGACACTCGGTTACTGTACCGACATGCGCAGCGGGGAAGCCAAGCGCGATCTTGGACGATTAGGAGAACAGACCGCAGAAGCATTTCTTTGTGCACAGCGGTATCGGGTGATTGCGCGGAATTATCGTTGTCGGCTGGGCGAAATCGATCTGGTGGTGCGAGACGGACCAACGCTGGTCTTTGTTGAAGTGCGATCGCAAACCGGACAGGCGTTTGGCGATCCTTTGGAATCCGTGACACTACGAAAGCAACGCCAGATTGCCAAAGCCGCCGTCCATTACGTTGTGGCCCATCGACTAGAGGAGCAACCGATGCGGTTCGATGTGATTGGCATTCGCTGGGTAGAGGGCCATCCACACTTCT